The genomic DNA AGGACACTTTCTCAAAAGGAATGCGATGGTTGAACCTGCAAAATTTCTGGTCATTCACATAGACCTACAGAAACAAGATATGTTTGTTCATGGTTTTCCAACATTTTTACAGCTTTTTTGAAAAGTAATCCAATACACACATACCTCATAGCCATTTGATCTGATggcaataattatataaaatgatgCTCCAGCATCAAAGGGTTTTAAAGGAGCAGATTCCTCAGTCTCCCACCTACGACTTCTAAAGGTGTTTAGGGCCGTATACCGACCCATGCGGGGGTTGAGGTGAAAAGCAATGTCATCACCATCTGATAAACCAGTCTGAAAATTTATTCTAAAGCTGcaaaccaaaaaataataaaatatgtaatttgGGGACCAATATTATTAGAAAAAGGCATCACAGtgcatatttgtttatatttgtttctgATAAACGCATAGGGTCATACTCTTTGGCATTTGCTAGGACAGTCCCTTGAACAAAAATAGCCACATCTTGTTTCACCCCGATAGGGATTTTACCCACATAGGGAATGGCctagaaatacaaaaataatgtgCTTAATCAGGAATGTCCTTACATGTAAGAATAAACAAgaataaatatagtaaaattGAGCGTTTACTACAGTACATTACTATAAatttactgtataataattttgtgtacatgaacaataatattttttactCACAGGGTTGTTGATTGGTTGGGAAACCTCTATTTTAACTTCTTTTAAACTTGTGACTGTACCGACTGTTTGTGTGAGTTCCATTACTGCCTTAAAGCAGGAAGAACTGCTCCAGTTCTATTTAAGGGgaaatgttattaaataaagcagtttaaccagacataataaaaacatctaATCATGCATCCAAGCTATAAATAGCAAGAAACTGAAAATATTTACGTTAATTAAACCACAGATGGAGAGGGAAACATCTCCACGAATGCCGAGTGTGGAAACTTTCTCTATAGGAATGCGGTGCTTGAACATGCAGTGTTTTATGCCATTCACATACACCTACAAAAGAAGCTTTTAGTATTGTTTTACATGATTTATTAACAGTAatactttataacaataaaacctTATATAAAACTCACCTCGTAACCTTCTGAGGTTATAACAACAAACATGATGAAGGCTTCTCCCTTGGTAAAGGGCTTATCAGTTGTGGTTTCCTCTTTCTCCCAGCTACCATTTCTGAAGCTGTTGAGGTATATGAATTGACCAAAGCGGGGGTTGAATTGGAAAGCAAtgtcatcacctttaccttgaCCAGTTAGGAAATCTATTGTAAAgctgaaaagaaaaaataatgaaatgaacTGCACTGCAAATAAATAACAGAGCTCTTTATTTTCAATTTCTAAATGTCACTGTGTCTTCATCTTTCATTCATATGTGTAACCATTAATGCACCAACCACGTATCTAGAACATGTTCCATGTTTTTAACAATGACATGCTTATAGACTTTCTATAATTGTTTACTAATGTAACAAGCATAATGTGAAAGCATACCTTTTTGCCTCAGCAGGTACTGCCCCCTGAAAGAATACAGCAATATTTTGCTTTATTCCTCCAGGCATTTTACCCACATAGGGAAGCACCTAAAAGCACAGACAATGTGCACAACCGGGTTTATTTCAGTGCATTCAAGAACCGAAGTTTAATATATAGttcataataatgaataaactttagTCAATTTAATGTTTTAGCCTAATGAGATGTTTATGTTTACCTGACATGCCATTCTACTTACAGGGCTGCTGATTGGATTAGAAACCTCAAACTTGATGGGTGTTGAACTGGGGACTGAGGTCCATGTCACTGTGGTTTTCTTTTCTTCTACAGGAACAAAATAGGAAGAAGTCTTCCAGTTCTGGTAGAgaagtaaaacaaaaaacaattacaTACACACCATTTTCAGAAACAtgggatgttttgtaaaatgcagtaaagatttgtgatttgttaattattttaaatgttttactgatcagttgtattgtattttggaaatataacacatttagaattggaTGCCTACAACACTacaaaaaagttaagacaggCAAAAAGAGTAAAAAGTTTAAAGAATACAATaggcaggtgaattggtaacaggtgagagaATAATAATTGAGTTAAAAAGGAGAATCAGgctcagtctttacaagcaatgatgggccATGCCAAACATTGTGGCAAATTTGTCAAACAGGTCAAAAAGATAATTTCTCAGTGCAAGATAAAACGTTCTTATATTTCTCCAGATGCATTTGAACCATTAGcataattaaatgtttatacTTACATTTATAAAACCACAGATGGAGAGGGAAACATCTCCATGAATGCCAAGTGTAGATACTTTCTCTACAGGCATACGATGGTTGAACGTGCAGTGTCTTACACCATTTATGTAGACCTGGAAAAATTgcacaatttatttatgtatttataaaaatcTTACAACAATACTACTTTCCAAATTATAATTGAGAAACTCACCTCATAACAATCAGATTTTATGACCACCAACATGATGAAGGCTGCTCCCTTGGTGAAGGGCTGGCTGGAGACAGTTTCTTCTTTCTCCAAGCTACCATTTCTGAAGCTGTTGAGGTATATCTTTTCACCAATGCGGGGGTTAAACTGAAAAGCAATGTCAGCACCAGCAGCCTGACTCGTTTGGAAATTTATCTTAAAGCTGGAGGAAGAgaaaataatttaaagattTGGTCTCAAAAGCATCAGTCCTTAATTGCAGTGCAGAACAACACACATTGTACTGAGTAAGCCTTTATAAACAGAATTAAAAGAATCTAGGGCAGGCTATAGTGATAAAGTATTTGCCCTTCACCCAATTTcacatttgtcacatttaaatgtttcaaatCCTCTAACTAGTTATATATATTAAGATAAAGACAACAAAGGTAGAcacaaaattatatttaaaatagtattttttaaatttaaaaacctTTGAAATGACCATTCCATTTAATGAAGTAAAAGATTTAAACCTGTAATTGCTCCCTAAAACTAATTGCTAACAACAGATTGATTCCTTTTTGTTGTATTTATGtgcagtatatatgtatgtgtattcaTGAATATACTCATATATCTTCACCTCAGACTCAGAAGATGTTatgttctctttaaaaaaaatcttgataGAGACATAAATTCATCCATTTCTCTATGGAATCAGGTCTTCAAGAATAATGATGCAGTAGagtattattttaaaactaaGGCAATAATTGACATAAAAGCTTACTTTTTGGCATCTGCAGGAACATTTCCTTGAAAGAACACAGCCATCTCTGGTTTTATTGCTTCAGGTATTTTACCCACATAGGGAAGTGTCTAAAAAACACAAGCAACATGTCGCATGGTTAATGATATAGTGGGTAttttgtgtgtatacagtttagttatgtatttttaaaataatgtatacatatatactatatataacccactattttacaaatgtttatgtGAACACATAAAATAGGAGTACATAGTAAATCAGAATAAACTACTGAAATAGTGTCAATTGCTAAGCTTGACTATCTCAGCTTATACAACAGCAACCTAACTTCATGGTCAGGCAATTTAAGAGCCCACTTTGGAGAAATGCATGTTGCATTCCACATGGGGAATCCATGtaaggtccttcttgctgtataAAAGCACTACCCACAGCACTACCCATGATTTTAACaatacttaaaaaaacaaaactgaaattcaaaataCAATtgataaatacttttaaacaattAGGATAGGTCAAATTAGTTAATTGGATattatttctttagaaaatcAAGACAgaatacagaaatacagaatAGTGTAACTATAAAATTTTGAACATTGCTTGCAGATGATAAACTTGTTTAATAGTTTGTGGCCAGACCCCCTcagctaaataataaaaaaagtattagTATATAAACAAGTGTTTTATCTacacaaatgaaacaaatactaaaattaatatattttttgtgttatcaattatttttttttaataattgaaatattttttttatatgctGTGGCATTCATGTTCATCCTATTTACTCACAGGATTGCTGACTGCATTTTTAACTTCTGCTGGGATGGATGGAAGGCTGGTGGCTGGGGTTGCTACTCCTGTAATTTTTATTACTTCTTTAGAGCACGAAGAGCTACTCCAGttctttcaaaaaaaaaaaaaaaaaaaaatttaaattaaaaaacattagATTAGTCTGTATAAATACCAATAATAGAAAAAGTGAAAAACTTACGTTTATAAGGCCACAGATGGAGAGGGAAACATCTCCATTAACGCTAAGTGTGGAAATGTTCTCTAGAGGAATGCGATGCTTGAACATGCAGAGTTTAACACCATTCACATAAACCTACaacaaaaatgttaattaatGTGTGTTAACTGCGCTTTAATTACATCTTTGTTCTTAAATAATAAACCTTACCTCATAACCATCTGATTTGATGAACACAAAAATAATGAAGGCTGCTCCCTTGGTGAAGGACTTGTCAGGAACAATTTCCTCTTGCTCCCAGGTATCATTTCTAAAGCTGTTGAGGTATATATTTTGACCAACCAAGGGCTTAAATTGAAAACCAATGTCATCACCATCTGTCTGGCCCGTCTGAAAATTTATttcaaagctttaaaaaaagaagcaaaaaTTAAAGTCATGTAAAACCAGACAAAATTCACTTCATTttaaacttatttttatttcattttttatttttatttatattatctatgtttttttttttattaggacaGACCTGTTTTAGTGGTTCTTAAATTACATTTGATAACCTGGACAGGATTTCTTAAGCATAAGTTAAAAGCTGTTTTTATGACCTTGACCTGTAATTAAAATAGATTCAGCCAAACTAGGGCTTTAATTAAGTTCACTGACAAAAAATTAAGAGACCATGtgacaaactaaaaaaacaCCTATAGAAGTTTCTCCActtaagttgctgtatgtataacTCTGAACCAGCAGGTTTTAAGCATGTTTCAAATATTTAGAAAATAACAGTTACAAAAATCCTTTAAATTCTAAGACTGCGAtgacatactgtacattgtacTTACAAATGTATGGCAACTTTTGACTTAACTATATTTACAAATGCATGATGAACATGCAAATAAACCAattatgtttataataatataaaataatacttataataatatataacatggtTCCTTAACTGTTTGTGAAATGTACATGATACTATACCTTGTGGCAAATTTATTCACAGTCCCTTGGAAAAATACAGCCGTATCTGGTTTTATCCCTCCAGGAATTTTGGTTGCATAGGGAAGTGCCTGAGAGAGCAAAGCAAACACTTAGCTATCTATTCttcaaatgtatattttttaacatcatgGCATTATGTCCATTCGGTATTTCACTCACAGGCCTGACAATCTGGAAATGAATCTCAGACAGCAATAGTGTGATCTTGGAAGCTGGGCTCCATGAAATGTCGATGTTTTTTCCTTCAGTAAAAAAGGAGGAATTCTTCCAGTTCTGAAACACAAATTTACAAGATTTACaatgataaatatataaataacagtCACATAAGTAATTAAAAGCACAAGACTGTAAAACTAACATCAATGAAACCATAAAGGGAGAGTGAAACATCCCCACGAATGCTCAGTGCTGCAACTTTGTCCACAGGAATGCGATGTTTGAACATGCCGATTCTAATGCTGTTTACATAGACCTGCAAATATCACATACAATTAATGAACACTTTATCTACTACTTTTGTTTactcaattttattttatttattataatatacagtCACGTCTACAATCATTGGCACCTCTAGTGAAGATGAGTAAAAAGTGGTTTTATTgtagtacatttattttaaaattctgCTGGAAGATACtactatttaaaattttttgacATAGGCAGAGATATTTTGATTGAAATGTACTGCTATTTCATGAAGTCCATGATGCCATGTGATGCTACGTTCCCAGGGCCTTTGGAGAAAAAAACACCTCCACAACATCACAGAACCTCCAGAATACTTAACAGTGGGTATTAGGTTCTTTAAGTGTAGAAGTGTTCTCCTTTTCACACCAAACACACCTTGTTTGTTGCAATAAATTTCTTACATTTCATCTGACTGTAGAACATTGTTCTAGTCAAAGTCCTGAAAGCATTTAGCAAACTATGGTTTTTAAATATCCATATGCTTAAATATCCATAtgcttatgtaaatacttttgcttcttctttttatctttcagagagtgtcaaactaaattttgttgtatgcaagtataatgacaataaaggttcttcttcttcttcttcttaattAGATTACAGAAAAGACTAGACACATCAAGACTAAAACACTGATGGCTGTTTGAGAGACTTGGTGAccccaaaatgcattttttctaaAACCCTTCCTTCTTACAACTCTGCACTCTGTGTATGAAGACAAAACAAACCTGAGTTCTTGTCCAGGCAAATTTGTCACAGTTCTAGTTGATTTGAACTTCATAATTATTGCCCTAAATATGTATAATTtacatatgtacatatgtaCTCTAAATATAATTTACATATGTACATAATAGCCACTGCAGGGAGGTGGTAATTAATTATAGCCATCCCATGAATTATGAAGCTCAGCACACTTTTCTCTCATGTAAATTGAGTGTTCTCCTgtataggcagttgtagcctagtggtaattTAAGGTTGGATTTGATGTGATCTTtcagtttattttctttcttattcACCTAAAGGTTCATTTCTTCTAAACTTTTTTAGGGATGCCAATAATTGTGTAGGAGACTTTAtagacatacatatacataacaCACACCTCGTAACCATCTGATTTAATTACGAAAAACATGATGAAGGATCCCCCCTTGGTGAAGGGCTTGTCAGAAGAGACAGTTTCCTCTTTTTCCCAGCTACCATTTCTGAAGCTGTTAAAACGTATGTACTGACCAATGCAAACGTAGAATTGGAAAGCAATATCGTCACCATCAGACTGACCAGTTTGGAAATTTATTTCAAagctgaaaaaaaacaaatgtagtagaaaaaagttac from Trichomycterus rosablanca isolate fTriRos1 chromosome 11, fTriRos1.hap1, whole genome shotgun sequence includes the following:
- the LOC134323516 gene encoding galectin-4-like, with protein sequence MLKKSCPGYQIFEINFQTGQTDGDDIGFQFKPLVGQNIYLNSFRNDTWEQEEIVPDKSFTKGAAFIIFVFIKSDGYEHRIPLENISTLSVNGDVSLSICGLINNWSSSSCSKEVIKITGVATPATSLPSIPAEVKNAVSNPTLPYVGKIPEAIKPEMAVFFQGNVPADAKNFKINFQTSQAAGADIAFQFNPRIGEKIYLNSFRNGSLEKEETVSSQPFTKGAAFIMLVVIKSDCYEVYINGVRHCTFNHR
- the LOC134323616 gene encoding galectin-6-like, giving the protein MPVEKVSTLGIHGDVSLSICGFINNWKTSSYFVPVEEKKTTVTWTSVPSSTPIKFEVSNPISSPVLPYVGKMPGGIKQNIAVFFQGAVPAEAKSFTIDFLTGQGKGDDIAFQFNPRFGQFIYLNSFRNGSWEKEETTTDKPFTKGEAFIMFVVITSEGYEVYVNGIKHCMFKHRIPIEKVSTLGIRGDVSLSICGLINNWSSSSCFKAVMELTQTVGTVTSLKEVKIEVSQPINNPAIPYVGKIPIGVKQDVAIFVQGTVLANAKDFRINFQTGLSDGDDIAFHLNPRMGRYTALNTFRSRRWETEESAPLKPFDAGASFYIIIAIRSNGYEVYVNDQKFCRFNHRIPFEKVSSVGIKGDVSISVLGFIENLIPLGF